In the Chryseobacterium sp. MYb264 genome, one interval contains:
- a CDS encoding GNAT family N-acetyltransferase, protein MRFENNKSGNGGVITLNNEIKEIGRLTYTIFPEENKFIISFVLVHPEFEGRGMGKYLVEEAIKFARENQWKVYPHCSYARAVMTRMNDVEDIFLKN, encoded by the coding sequence ATGAGATTTGAAAATAATAAATCGGGAAACGGCGGAGTTATTACGTTGAATAACGAAATCAAAGAAATCGGCAGATTGACCTATACTATTTTTCCGGAAGAGAACAAATTTATCATATCTTTCGTTTTGGTACATCCGGAATTTGAAGGTCGCGGAATGGGTAAATACTTGGTTGAAGAAGCTATTAAATTTGCACGAGAAAACCAATGGAAAGTGTATCCACATTGTTCCTATGCAAGAGCTGTGATGACAAGAATGAATGATGTTGAGGATATTTTTCTAAAGAACTAA
- a CDS encoding OsmC family protein has product MKITLNRINDDFLFECTNSQGNSILLDNTSQPGAKGVSPMESVMMAVAGCSGIDVVSILKKQRQEITDFKAEVEGERVQVDDAKPFKAITVKFLLEGNIDPKKAQKAAQLSFEKYCSVSKTLEPNVEIGYEVFVNGEKV; this is encoded by the coding sequence ATGAAAATAACACTTAATAGAATCAACGATGATTTTTTGTTTGAATGTACCAATTCTCAGGGAAATTCAATTCTTTTAGATAATACTTCGCAGCCCGGAGCAAAAGGCGTTTCACCAATGGAAAGTGTGATGATGGCAGTTGCTGGATGCAGTGGAATAGATGTGGTTTCTATTTTGAAAAAACAAAGACAGGAAATTACGGATTTCAAGGCTGAGGTAGAAGGTGAGAGAGTGCAGGTGGACGATGCAAAACCTTTTAAGGCAATTACTGTGAAATTTCTTCTGGAAGGAAATATTGATCCTAAAAAAGCTCAGAAAGCGGCTCAGTTGTCTTTCGAAAAATATTGTTCTGTTTCCAAGACTTTAGAACCGAATGTTGAAATTGGGTATGAAGTATTCGTGAACGGAGAAAAAGTGTAA
- a CDS encoding four helix bundle protein, which yields MANFKELLVWQKSIDFVTEIYRITDTFPKDETFGLRSQVRRASVSIPSNIAEGNSRRSKPDYLQFLKISRGSCAEVETQLIISKNLKFLKEEEYLKLNNDIIEISKMLNGLINSLK from the coding sequence ATGGCTAATTTTAAAGAACTTTTAGTTTGGCAAAAATCTATTGATTTTGTAACCGAAATCTACAGGATAACTGATACCTTTCCTAAAGATGAAACCTTTGGCTTAAGATCACAAGTAAGAAGAGCTTCGGTTTCGATTCCATCCAATATTGCGGAAGGAAATTCCAGAAGAAGCAAACCTGATTATTTGCAGTTTTTAAAAATTTCAAGAGGGAGCTGTGCAGAGGTTGAAACTCAATTAATTATTTCTAAGAACCTCAAATTTTTAAAGGAAGAAGAATATTTGAAATTAAATAATGATATTATCGAAATTTCGAAAATGCTAAACGGACTTATTAATTCTCTAAAATAA
- a CDS encoding AAA family ATPase, producing MENFDNPNIEDQNSIQLNKKDDEFQSRIDMIELRSSLEKVKTEIAKVIVGQENMVEHLLAALLSNGHVLIEGVPGVAKTITAKLLAKTIDVGFSRIQFTPDLMPSDILGTSIFNVKNSEFEFKKGPIFSNFILIDEINRSPAKTQAALFEVMEERQITMDGMRYIMEEPFLVVATQNPIEHEGTYRLPEAQLDRFLFKINVGYPNLEQEIAIIKNQHESKKEDKTEVVNRVISAQQLKSYQQLVKEIVVESQLMEYIAKIIINTRENQFLYLGASPRASLALLTASKAFAALRARDFVTPEDIKEASYAVLRHRVIVSPEREMEGLTADEIIRQILEGIEIPR from the coding sequence ATGGAAAACTTTGATAACCCCAATATAGAAGATCAGAATTCTATTCAACTCAATAAGAAAGATGATGAATTTCAGTCAAGAATTGATATGATTGAACTTCGCTCGAGTTTAGAGAAAGTAAAAACTGAAATCGCAAAAGTAATTGTTGGTCAGGAAAATATGGTCGAGCATCTTTTGGCAGCACTTTTATCGAACGGACATGTTCTGATTGAAGGTGTTCCTGGAGTTGCAAAGACGATTACAGCAAAATTACTAGCGAAAACGATTGATGTAGGGTTCAGCAGAATACAGTTTACGCCAGACTTGATGCCTTCTGATATTCTGGGTACCTCAATTTTTAACGTGAAAAATTCTGAGTTTGAATTTAAAAAAGGGCCTATTTTCTCCAATTTTATTTTGATTGATGAGATCAACAGATCACCTGCAAAAACTCAGGCTGCCTTATTTGAAGTTATGGAAGAGCGCCAGATCACGATGGATGGAATGCGATATATCATGGAAGAACCTTTCCTGGTTGTAGCAACTCAAAACCCAATCGAGCATGAAGGAACGTACAGGCTTCCGGAAGCGCAGCTTGACCGTTTCTTGTTTAAAATAAACGTAGGTTATCCTAATCTTGAGCAGGAAATTGCCATTATCAAAAATCAACACGAAAGCAAGAAAGAGGACAAAACAGAAGTGGTGAATCGCGTGATCTCTGCACAGCAACTTAAAAGTTATCAACAATTGGTCAAGGAAATTGTTGTTGAATCTCAGTTGATGGAATATATTGCAAAAATTATCATTAATACAAGAGAAAATCAGTTCTTGTATTTAGGAGCTTCGCCAAGAGCAAGTTTAGCATTATTAACAGCATCAAAAGCTTTTGCAGCGTTAAGAGCCAGAGATTTTGTTACACCGGAAGATATTAAAGAAGCAAGTTATGCCGTCTTAAGACACAGAGTAATCGTATCGCCGGAAAGAGAAATGGAAGGCTTAACAGCAGACGAAATTATCAGACAGATTTTAGAGGGAATAGAAATTCCTAGATAG
- a CDS encoding stage II sporulation protein M: MREVYFIKQNKEKWLGIEQVIQGKIKKNPDDLSSLYINLVNDLAFAQTYYPKSNTTVYLNHLSSQIFQKIYKTKRVEQNRVLHFFKTEVPMLVFEYRRYLMYAFLFFILFTCIGVLSGIYDKGFANIILGEGYVNDTIDNIRKGNAVGVYQSGSTWGSTIGIIFNNIGVGAKLYIYGVFGGVGTLYALLSNSVMLGSFQYFFYDYGALKDSARGIWLHGVFEIFAMVVEAMCGLILGTSILFPGTFSRFESFKNGFKNSFKIFLSTIPFTICAGIIEGYVTRHALKMPLILNLIIIFGCLGVIGFYYFVYPYIVNRNINSQINDTVL; this comes from the coding sequence ATGAGAGAAGTTTATTTCATTAAACAAAATAAAGAAAAATGGTTGGGAATTGAACAGGTTATTCAAGGGAAAATTAAAAAAAATCCTGATGACCTGTCTTCGTTGTATATCAACCTTGTGAATGATCTTGCGTTTGCGCAGACCTATTACCCTAAAAGTAATACGACAGTCTATTTGAATCATTTGTCGTCTCAGATCTTCCAGAAAATTTATAAAACCAAAAGGGTAGAGCAAAACAGAGTTCTTCATTTCTTTAAAACTGAAGTTCCGATGCTGGTGTTTGAATACAGAAGATATCTGATGTATGCGTTTTTATTTTTTATTCTTTTTACCTGCATTGGTGTACTTTCCGGGATTTATGATAAAGGTTTTGCCAATATTATTTTGGGGGAAGGTTATGTGAATGACACCATCGATAATATCAGGAAAGGAAATGCGGTCGGGGTCTATCAAAGTGGTTCTACTTGGGGAAGTACGATCGGGATTATCTTTAACAATATCGGAGTAGGAGCCAAACTTTATATTTACGGCGTTTTTGGTGGGGTAGGAACTTTGTATGCCTTGCTTTCAAATTCTGTCATGTTAGGATCTTTTCAGTATTTTTTCTATGATTACGGAGCGTTGAAAGACAGTGCAAGAGGAATCTGGCTTCACGGAGTTTTCGAAATTTTTGCCATGGTGGTGGAAGCGATGTGTGGACTGATCTTAGGGACTTCCATTTTATTTCCCGGAACATTTTCCCGGTTTGAATCTTTTAAAAATGGTTTCAAAAATTCATTTAAAATATTTTTAAGTACCATTCCATTTACAATCTGTGCGGGAATCATCGAAGGGTACGTCACAAGACATGCCTTAAAAATGCCTTTAATTTTAAATCTGATCATCATCTTCGGATGCCTGGGTGTTATCGGGTTTTATTATTTTGTTTATCCTTATATTGTCAATAGAAATATTAATAGCCAAATCAATGATACAGTTTTATAA
- a CDS encoding RDD family protein, with translation MSQIAINTSQNVNINFNTASAGDRILAFFIDLAIKVAYVIVTLYICFEFLGLGLIMNGLDQWSQMAIYIAITFPIHIYTLILESLMEGQTPGKKVMKIRVVKIDGYQASFGDYLIRWIFRLIDILMMSGIIGLVSMIVSKNNQRLGDIASGTAVISLKNNINISHTILENINDDYIPTFPQVIALSDNDMRIIKDNFTKALRVDDRQVIRKLSDKIKSILKLDIDPAKMTERQFIGVVIKDYNYYTGKDN, from the coding sequence ATGTCTCAAATTGCGATTAATACCTCACAAAATGTAAATATTAACTTCAACACTGCCAGTGCAGGAGATAGAATATTGGCATTTTTTATTGATCTTGCCATCAAGGTGGCGTATGTCATTGTTACGCTTTACATTTGCTTTGAGTTTCTGGGACTCGGATTGATCATGAACGGACTTGATCAGTGGTCGCAAATGGCCATTTATATTGCCATCACATTTCCAATCCATATTTATACCCTGATTCTGGAAAGCCTGATGGAAGGACAAACACCAGGAAAAAAAGTAATGAAAATCCGCGTGGTAAAAATCGATGGCTATCAGGCGAGCTTCGGAGATTATCTGATCCGTTGGATCTTCAGACTGATTGATATCCTGATGATGAGCGGCATTATTGGACTTGTATCCATGATTGTCTCCAAAAACAATCAGCGTTTAGGCGATATCGCCTCGGGAACAGCAGTTATTTCATTAAAAAACAACATCAATATATCTCATACCATTCTTGAAAATATTAACGATGATTATATTCCCACTTTCCCACAGGTTATTGCTTTGAGCGATAATGATATGAGAATCATTAAAGATAACTTTACCAAAGCCCTGCGAGTTGATGACAGACAAGTGATCAGAAAACTTTCCGACAAAATTAAAAGTATTTTAAAGCTTGATATTGATCCTGCAAAAATGACAGAGAGACAGTTTATTGGAGTGGTGATTAAAGATTATAATTATTATACCGGGAAAGATAATTAA
- a CDS encoding DUF4129 domain-containing protein: MNKILIFFLIFFSAGSTFAQNGYDESAVDQYVDSMTTEHYKNMLRADSVLLKKPITENSTYPKKFKENFNTKYKDKDFDYTTIKPRESFLQKLERKIAKIMRTLFGTSVFNTSSDIAWLVVRLLGILLVGFLLYVIIKFLMNQNGGFFFGKKNKKVIISEHELHENIHEINFPESIAQFENSGDYRSAVRYQFLFTLKKLSDKKVINWNPEKTNKDYIFELKVAHLKNDFSNLAYIFDYVWYGEFKIDQQSYLKFKNQFQSFQP, encoded by the coding sequence ATGAATAAAATTCTTATTTTTTTTCTGATCTTTTTTTCTGCCGGATCTACCTTTGCACAAAATGGCTATGATGAGTCCGCTGTGGATCAATATGTTGATTCAATGACCACCGAACATTACAAAAATATGTTGCGCGCAGATTCTGTTTTGCTTAAAAAGCCGATAACAGAAAATTCAACCTATCCGAAAAAATTCAAGGAAAATTTTAATACAAAATATAAAGACAAGGACTTTGATTATACGACAATAAAGCCAAGAGAGTCTTTTCTTCAGAAGCTTGAGCGTAAGATTGCAAAGATCATGCGGACACTTTTCGGAACGTCTGTTTTTAATACTTCTTCAGATATCGCCTGGCTGGTTGTTCGTTTGTTGGGAATTCTTCTTGTCGGTTTCCTGTTGTATGTTATCATTAAATTTTTAATGAATCAAAACGGTGGTTTTTTCTTTGGTAAAAAGAATAAAAAAGTGATAATCAGCGAGCATGAGCTTCATGAGAATATCCATGAGATCAACTTTCCGGAAAGCATTGCTCAATTTGAAAATTCGGGAGATTACCGTTCTGCAGTCCGGTATCAGTTTTTATTTACCCTGAAAAAATTAAGTGATAAAAAGGTCATCAACTGGAATCCTGAAAAAACAAATAAAGATTATATTTTCGAATTAAAAGTAGCTCATCTGAAGAATGATTTTTCCAACCTTGCCTATATTTTCGATTATGTGTGGTATGGGGAATTCAAGATCGATCAGCAGAGTTATCTTAAATTTAAAAATCAGTTTCAATCTTTTCAACCGTAA
- a CDS encoding UDP-2,3-diacylglucosamine diphosphatase yields MKRNVELVVISDVHLGTYGCKAKELLRYLNSIQPKTLVLNGDIIDIWQFKKSYFPKPHLKVIKKILSLATKNTDVYYITGNHDEMFRKFTDFELGKLKVCNKICLDLNHKKTWIFHGDVFDASVQHSKWIAKLGGKGYDLLIVINNVVNWFLEKMGKEKYSFSKKIKNNVKKAVKYIGDFELTASELAIDNHYDYVICGHIHQPQIREVVTKKGSCTYMNSGDWIENLSALEYHNNEWKIFYYDEHKHLLKDDEAEEIQDIDNSELLKIVTNFTK; encoded by the coding sequence ATGAAAAGAAACGTTGAATTGGTTGTCATTTCGGATGTTCATTTAGGAACTTATGGATGTAAGGCTAAAGAATTATTAAGATATCTCAATTCCATTCAGCCAAAAACATTGGTGTTGAATGGAGATATTATTGATATCTGGCAATTTAAAAAGTCTTATTTTCCTAAACCTCATTTGAAAGTAATTAAAAAGATTCTTTCACTGGCAACTAAAAATACGGATGTTTACTATATTACCGGAAATCACGACGAGATGTTCCGAAAGTTTACCGACTTCGAATTGGGTAAGCTGAAAGTCTGCAACAAGATTTGTCTGGATCTTAATCACAAGAAAACATGGATTTTTCACGGAGATGTTTTTGATGCCTCTGTTCAGCATTCAAAATGGATTGCGAAATTAGGCGGAAAAGGATACGATTTATTAATTGTAATAAATAATGTTGTAAATTGGTTTTTAGAAAAAATGGGTAAAGAGAAGTACTCATTTTCAAAAAAAATTAAAAACAACGTAAAAAAAGCAGTAAAGTATATCGGTGATTTTGAATTGACAGCTTCTGAATTGGCTATAGACAATCATTATGACTATGTGATTTGCGGACATATCCATCAGCCGCAGATTCGTGAGGTGGTCACTAAAAAAGGCTCCTGCACGTATATGAATTCCGGAGACTGGATTGAAAATTTATCCGCCTTGGAATATCATAATAATGAATGGAAAATTTTTTATTATGATGAACATAAACATTTGCTGAAAGATGATGAAGCGGAAGAAATTCAGGATATCGATAACTCTGAGCTGCTGAAAATAGTAACCAACTTCACGAAATGA
- a CDS encoding glycosyltransferase family protein, which translates to MKILYAFQGTGNGHIARAQEIIPILKKHVSVDTLISGHQSQLKATFDLDYQYKGISLLYDKTGGLSYWKTFTENKFLEAVKNINNLDLSKYDLIINDYEPLTGWACKMRKLPMIELSHQASMLFKETPKPEKKDFFGEMILKYYVPSDRKIGFHFENYHPQIKKPVIRKKIRDLNPDKKGYYVVYLPSFSDENSIKILKQIPVEWKVFSKYSKLQFKEGNVEIFPIDEIQYLKSFENCDGILCNAGFETPAEALFMDKKLFVIPIHNQYEQECNACALDKMGIPNSKILDLKEIQDWVASDHHLQVNYPDDIEEILLNEVLVL; encoded by the coding sequence ATGAAAATCCTATACGCCTTTCAGGGAACAGGAAATGGTCATATTGCACGAGCGCAGGAGATTATTCCGATTCTTAAAAAACATGTGTCTGTTGATACCCTTATCAGTGGCCATCAGTCGCAGTTGAAAGCTACTTTTGACCTCGATTATCAATATAAAGGTATCTCGCTGCTTTACGATAAAACAGGCGGTTTGTCCTATTGGAAAACATTTACAGAGAATAAATTTCTTGAAGCCGTCAAAAATATCAATAATTTAGATTTATCAAAATACGATCTCATCATCAATGATTATGAGCCCTTGACGGGTTGGGCTTGTAAGATGAGAAAGCTTCCGATGATTGAACTGAGCCATCAGGCTTCCATGTTGTTTAAGGAAACGCCGAAACCTGAAAAGAAAGACTTTTTCGGAGAGATGATCTTGAAATATTATGTTCCGAGTGACCGAAAAATTGGCTTTCATTTTGAAAATTATCATCCACAAATTAAAAAACCGGTTATCAGAAAAAAAATTCGGGATTTGAATCCTGACAAGAAGGGGTATTATGTCGTTTATCTTCCCAGTTTTTCTGATGAAAATAGTATTAAAATTTTAAAGCAGATTCCGGTAGAATGGAAAGTTTTTTCAAAATATAGTAAACTTCAGTTCAAAGAAGGAAATGTTGAGATTTTTCCTATCGATGAAATTCAATATTTAAAATCGTTTGAAAATTGCGACGGAATTTTGTGTAATGCAGGCTTTGAAACCCCTGCTGAAGCGCTTTTTATGGATAAAAAACTCTTCGTTATTCCTATCCATAATCAATACGAACAGGAATGTAATGCCTGTGCCTTAGACAAAATGGGAATTCCTAATTCTAAAATTTTAGACCTGAAAGAAATTCAGGATTGGGTAGCTTCCGACCATCATCTTCAGGTAAACTACCCAGATGATATTGAAGAAATTTTACTGAACGAGGTATTAGTTCTTTAG
- a CDS encoding DUF4350 domain-containing protein has product MNKTFKIYAAIFIIVMVILALLEVNKKEVVDWRKNFNVTQKSPFGLFVFNEEVKGLFKNKIIKIDQSPFDYYNEHQKEKHNILVIESDIDSESWSKILIEVSKGSDAMIMVSDMPKEISDSIGYYDSEISFEEQNVLKLTDKKFQNDFIKLDKFPSGRGFTYIKPNVEVLGKTVEKNNQDQANFIKVKFGKGNVYVHSEPLFITNYYLLKPGNIKYTQDVFSYLDDKETLWFVKGKTSESRFFMRFILSNPALKYAWWVFLGGLLLFIFFNAKRKQRIVPKIEPLKNTSVDFVKSIGNLYLQEGDFHDMMAKKAQYFLNKVRMDLLIDTQNLDEEFAKKLQLKTGKPIELIQEVINLIKKGQDPYASVMQEDLVRMNKILDEIV; this is encoded by the coding sequence ATGAATAAAACTTTCAAAATATATGCTGCAATTTTCATCATCGTTATGGTGATTCTGGCATTGCTTGAAGTTAATAAAAAGGAGGTTGTAGATTGGCGAAAAAACTTTAATGTTACCCAAAAATCTCCTTTCGGGCTCTTTGTTTTTAATGAAGAAGTAAAAGGGCTTTTTAAGAATAAAATTATTAAAATAGATCAGTCTCCATTTGATTATTATAACGAACATCAGAAGGAAAAACACAATATTTTAGTCATTGAAAGTGATATTGACAGCGAATCCTGGTCGAAAATCTTAATTGAAGTTTCCAAAGGTTCAGATGCAATGATAATGGTTTCCGATATGCCGAAAGAAATTTCTGACAGCATCGGATATTATGATTCCGAGATCTCATTTGAAGAACAAAATGTTTTAAAACTGACTGATAAAAAATTCCAAAATGACTTTATAAAACTGGATAAATTTCCCTCAGGCAGAGGTTTTACTTATATTAAACCCAATGTTGAAGTTTTGGGGAAAACAGTTGAAAAAAATAATCAGGATCAGGCTAATTTTATTAAAGTGAAATTCGGAAAAGGAAATGTGTATGTTCATAGCGAGCCACTTTTTATCACGAATTATTATTTATTAAAACCTGGAAATATAAAATATACGCAAGATGTTTTTTCTTATCTTGATGATAAAGAAACGCTTTGGTTCGTTAAAGGAAAGACGAGTGAATCACGTTTTTTTATGAGGTTCATTCTTTCAAATCCAGCGTTGAAATATGCGTGGTGGGTCTTTTTAGGAGGATTGTTATTGTTTATTTTCTTTAATGCGAAACGTAAACAGCGTATTGTTCCAAAGATAGAACCGCTAAAGAATACCTCGGTAGATTTTGTGAAAAGTATTGGGAATCTCTATCTTCAGGAAGGCGACTTTCATGATATGATGGCGAAAAAAGCACAGTATTTTCTGAATAAAGTAAGAATGGATTTGCTGATTGATACGCAAAATTTAGATGAAGAATTTGCAAAAAAGCTTCAGTTAAAAACCGGAAAACCGATCGAACTTATTCAGGAAGTGATTAACTTGATTAAAAAAGGTCAGGATCCTTATGCGAGTGTGATGCAGGAAGATCTGGTTCGAATGAATAAAATTTTAGACGAAATCGTATAA
- a CDS encoding DUF4013 domain-containing protein yields MIQFYKKRDFGTFISDSFAFFKLYGKNYFKNYLLINGLLLILMVTIVIFGFKELFSTMFGSNMSGQANYLDRYFEDNLGMLIVVGILTFVLFVILMIINYLYPVFYMKRIAQGSTKVKTDEILSDLKNNLGRIGILCLGMTFLVTPLALIVIGISYALILIFIGIILMFLVYPTIFNVVTFLMFDYFNTQRGFFESLSYAMRSQFSYANGREKSPYWKYWGACLVIFIIMYVITTIFTMIPMLFFYGSLLTSPSSAQYEENPFTGTVGILFFVMYGVSMLVSLLLSNLMYINAGLMYYDSRTDLHQKVELAEIDTIGINE; encoded by the coding sequence ATGATACAGTTTTATAAAAAAAGAGATTTCGGAACTTTTATAAGTGACAGTTTCGCTTTTTTCAAATTATACGGAAAAAATTACTTTAAAAATTACCTTCTGATCAATGGCTTGCTTTTGATCTTAATGGTGACGATTGTTATTTTTGGGTTTAAGGAATTATTCTCTACAATGTTCGGCTCTAATATGAGCGGACAGGCGAACTATCTGGATCGTTATTTTGAGGATAATTTAGGTATGCTGATCGTTGTTGGTATTTTAACATTTGTTCTTTTTGTTATTTTAATGATCATCAATTATCTGTATCCTGTATTTTATATGAAGAGAATAGCACAGGGAAGTACAAAGGTAAAGACAGATGAAATTTTAAGTGACCTTAAAAATAATTTAGGCAGAATTGGGATTCTTTGTCTGGGCATGACATTCTTGGTTACTCCTTTGGCATTAATTGTTATTGGAATTTCATATGCGCTTATTTTGATCTTCATCGGAATCATACTTATGTTTCTCGTGTATCCTACGATTTTCAATGTCGTTACATTTTTAATGTTTGATTATTTTAATACGCAAAGAGGATTTTTTGAAAGCTTAAGCTACGCGATGAGGTCACAGTTTTCTTATGCCAATGGGAGAGAAAAATCACCCTATTGGAAATATTGGGGAGCATGCTTAGTTATTTTCATCATCATGTACGTCATTACCACGATCTTTACGATGATCCCGATGCTGTTTTTCTACGGATCATTGCTTACTTCTCCCTCCTCAGCTCAATATGAAGAAAACCCTTTCACCGGAACGGTCGGAATATTATTTTTTGTGATGTATGGTGTTTCCATGCTTGTGTCACTATTACTTTCCAATTTAATGTACATCAATGCAGGATTAATGTATTATGACAGCAGAACAGACCTTCACCAAAAAGTTGAACTTGCAGAAATAGATACCATCGGAATCAATGAATAA
- a CDS encoding DUF58 domain-containing protein, translated as MKNLYINTRFFFALIGVGILYVFAFFFPFLMWAAHIVLLLCFLAAMVDYLLLFNQKDAVLAQRILPEKLSNGDENPVKVDVKNNYGFKINVKIIDEIPFQFQKRDFVITKQIDSGKNTYFQYILEPKERGEYNFGSLNVYAESPIGLVSKRFRFQKDASLASYPSFIHLRKYELMAVQSEFLLGGIKKIRKLGHTMEFEQIKEYVPGDDIRTINWKATSKTNRLMVNQFQDEKSQRIFMLIDTGRTMKMPFKGLSLLDYSINAAMALSHIILKKGDRAGMMTFSKKTENKIAAENKSGQLKKISEALYNINTNFFESDFNRLYQDVKYSINQRSLILLFTNFETLDGLNRQLKYLRGIAKNHLLVVVFFKNAELQTLIHQNPESMQGIYDEIIAEKFEFEKKLIIQELRKYGIYTVYTLPENLNIDVINKYLEIKARGIL; from the coding sequence ATGAAAAACTTATACATCAATACCCGTTTTTTTTTCGCGCTCATCGGAGTGGGGATTTTATATGTCTTTGCATTTTTCTTCCCTTTTTTGATGTGGGCAGCTCATATCGTTTTGCTGTTATGTTTTTTGGCAGCGATGGTGGATTATTTACTTTTATTTAATCAAAAGGATGCGGTTTTAGCCCAACGGATTTTACCTGAAAAATTGTCCAATGGTGACGAAAATCCGGTGAAAGTTGATGTTAAAAATAATTACGGTTTTAAGATCAATGTTAAAATTATCGATGAAATTCCGTTTCAGTTTCAGAAAAGAGATTTTGTGATTACAAAACAAATCGATTCCGGTAAGAATACGTATTTCCAATATATTTTAGAACCTAAAGAAAGAGGCGAATATAATTTCGGGAGTTTAAATGTGTACGCTGAATCACCGATTGGCTTGGTTTCCAAAAGATTCAGGTTTCAGAAGGATGCGAGTTTGGCTTCTTATCCGTCTTTTATTCATCTTCGAAAGTATGAATTGATGGCTGTTCAGAGCGAATTTCTTTTAGGCGGAATCAAGAAAATCCGCAAATTAGGTCACACGATGGAATTTGAGCAAATCAAAGAGTATGTTCCGGGTGACGACATCAGAACCATCAACTGGAAAGCGACTTCCAAGACAAACCGCTTGATGGTAAACCAGTTTCAGGATGAAAAATCACAACGTATTTTTATGCTGATCGATACAGGAAGAACGATGAAAATGCCTTTCAAAGGATTGAGTTTGCTGGATTATTCCATCAATGCAGCCATGGCACTTTCACATATTATTCTGAAGAAAGGCGACCGTGCCGGAATGATGACCTTCTCTAAGAAAACAGAAAATAAAATTGCGGCGGAAAACAAATCGGGACAATTGAAGAAAATTTCTGAGGCGCTTTATAATATTAATACCAATTTTTTTGAAAGTGATTTCAACAGATTGTATCAGGATGTGAAATATTCGATCAATCAGAGAAGTTTGATTTTGCTTTTTACCAATTTTGAAACATTAGATGGTTTAAACCGCCAGTTAAAATACCTTCGCGGAATTGCCAAAAACCATTTATTGGTGGTTGTTTTCTTTAAAAATGCAGAACTACAGACTTTGATTCATCAGAACCCTGAAAGTATGCAAGGGATTTATGATGAAATTATTGCTGAAAAATTTGAGTTTGAGAAAAAATTAATTATTCAGGAACTTCGCAAATACGGGATTTATACGGTGTACACACTTCCTGAAAATTTGAATATCGATGTTATCAATAAATATCTGGAGATAAAAGCGAGAGGAATTTTATAG